One region of Solanum pennellii chromosome 6, SPENNV200 genomic DNA includes:
- the LOC107021995 gene encoding LOW QUALITY PROTEIN: uncharacterized protein LOC107021995 (The sequence of the model RefSeq protein was modified relative to this genomic sequence to represent the inferred CDS: inserted 1 base in 1 codon) → MNKVKTEQEVLKEEHCVRKRNKKTEEIVIPGLIDVVFSWSLAHVLNKNLFKDEVKQIPETFLSTDHYFKSFISPLIEETHADLLSGVINAFQSPSLEVINVTKSPAYKPPKGLYYNVLLNTTTIEGQRYMKTYEPEVGDLIALSDVRPKTTADLNRPKRSFLIAFVQSKDDGSNRITILSSKPIPFKRPDREKGEQGDSLFIVYLSNLTTNIRIWNALNSDMNSENIKIVSTVLNVDPSDDENRSHCSLSETKASDVSNHMTTIDSFGLDNAQREAIVSCIATRECGHQNAVKLIWGPPGTGKTKTVASLLHVLFNMKCSTLTCAPTNIAVLGITNRVMHLVQDGLKYDTYGLGDIVLFGNRKRMGIDDHEDLFDVFLDNRIAALTSCLSPDDGWKSCILSMISLLRDPKGLYHEYLQNEKXKGDSINDVAEEDKGRITSIDNQVLDKNKKSKLRKTFVINQDLKDNEKKMSNDNKNSQMRNNLRSVDKVENEGEAKKKKQARSLTFEEFVTSKFQRILEQLTVCLTSLYTYLPTSFIPLEVAEDMIRVLEMLQTIGTLFRNGRYFANTFECIEVLRSLTERISLADITDIQSFCLRGACLIFCTVSCSSKLYTVGMYPLEMLVIDEAAQLKECETAIPLQLPGLRQAILVGDEKQLPAMVHSKICEKANFGRSLFERLVNVGHKKHLLNVQYRMHPAISLFPNREFYENKITDGRNVKEAMYEKRFLKGNIFGSYSFINIRNGNEQYDNKHSTRNMSEVYVISEIVANLHKESVTSRRKVSVGCISPYKAQVFEIQQKLGHKYSTDVNSHFSVNVRSIDGFQGGEEDVIIISTVRCNGSGLVGFLSSCQRANVALTRARFCLWVLGNAKTLVNSGSIWKQLVIDSKARGRFFDVNEDKSLGQAILSATIEVGQIETLLTMNSPLFKTSKWKVLFSEDFSKSIARIKDVAMRKEVITLLEKLSSGWRKPGNLNLFGNSGRSSYELLKIYSVKHLKLIWSVDILLENSTYFQVLKFWDILPGHQISRLVKVLDIRFDTYTIDKMNRCKHKLVERNLTLPMTWPIDGNDDSRKNSAQSDLEKNSAHQLASSFRKMQVSKSQVVSDEEFEDPNQMKIRCPCGSSSQTEPVIQCEDRRCRAWQHVDCVIIPETTIEGVAQQNTPETFYCELCRLSRADPFWETIDNPLYPVKFGFTSAPAEGFNVYGVNSFFNKVKCIALPFLSYNSVHGIDLLLFLAGFKF, encoded by the exons ATGAATAAGGTGAAAACAGAACAAGAAGTCTTGAAAGAGGAACATTGTGTTCGTAAACGGAATAAAAAAACTGAAGAAATTGTTATTCCGGGATTGATAGATGTGGTCTTTTCTTGGTCTTTAGCTCATGTCCTCAACAAAAATCTCTTCAAAGATGAG GTTAAGCAAATTCCAGAGACATTCTTGTCAACTGATCATTACTTCAAGTCATTCATCAGTCCACTTATAGAAGAAACACATGCTGATTTGCTATCAGGGGTGATAAATGCTTTTCAATCCCCTTCACTTGAGGTTATCAATGTGACAAAGTCACCTGCTTATAAGCCTCCCAAGGGTTTATACTACAACGTTTTGTTGAACACAACTACTATCGAGGGacaaagatatatgaaaacatATGAACCGGAGGTAGGTGATCTGATAGCACTATCAGATGTGAGGCCGAAAACTACTGCTGACTTGAACAGACCAAAGAGATCATTTCTCATTGCATTTGTCCAAAGCAAAGATGATGGTTCAAACAGGATAACCATCTTGTCTTCGAAGCCTATCCCGTTTAAAAGACCAGATAGAGAAAAGGGTGAACAAGGAGATAGTCTTTTCATCGTTTACCTCTCTAATTTGACAACCAATATTAGAATATGGAATGCTTTAAATTCAGACATGAATAGTGAAAACATCAAGATTGTTAGCACTGTGCTAAACGTTGATCCAAGT GATGACGAGAATCGCTCTCATTGCTCATTAAGTGAAACAAAAGCTAGTGATGTATCAAATCATATGACAACCATCGACTCTTTTGGGCTAGATAATGCTCAACGAGAGGCTATTGTAAGTTGTATTGCTACAAGAGAATGTGGTCACCAGAATGCTGTTAAGCTAATTTGGGGTCCTCCTGGAACTGGCAAAACAAAGACAGTTGCTTCCTTACTTCACGTCTTGTTTAACATGAAATGCAGTACTCTTACTTGTGCTCCCACAAACATTGCTGTGTTAGGAATTACAAACAGGGTGATGCATCTGGTGCAGGATGGTCTGAAATATGACACCTATGGTTTAGGTGACATAGTGTTATTCGGGAATCGCAAAAGAATGGGGATTGATGATCATGAAGATCTCTTTGATGTTTTTCTCGATAACCGAATTGCTGCTCTTACGAGCTGTCTGTCTCCTGATGATGGGTGGAAAAGTTGTATACTCTCCATGATATCTTTGCTTCGAGATCCTAAAGGGCTATACCATGAATACCTGCAAAATGAAA CTAAGGGAGATAGCATTAATGATGTTGCAGAGGAAGATAAAGGAAGGATTACAAGTATAGACAATCAAGTACTAGATAAAAATAAGAAGAGTAAGTTGCGGAAAACATTCGTGATCAATCAAGATTTAAAAGATAATGAGAAGAAGATGtcaaatgataataaaaattctCAAATGAGGAATAACCTGAGATCAGTTGACAAAGTTGAGAATGAAGGAGaggcaaaaaagaaaaagcaagCTCGTAGTCTTACATTTGAGGAGTTTGTTACTAGCAAATTCCAAAGGATCTTGGAGCAGTTGACAGTTTGTCTAACGAGCTTGTACACGTATCTGCCTACTTCTTTCATTCCACTAGAAGTAGCTGAAGATATGATCAGAGTTCTTGAGATGCTTCAAACTATTGGAACACTGTTCCGTAATGGGAGATATTTTGCGAATACATTTGAATGCATCGAAGTATTGAGATCTCTTACCGAGAGAATCTCTCTTGCAGATATCACTGATATTCAAAGTTTTTGTCTGAGGGGTGCATGTCTGATTTTCTGCACAGTCTCGTGCTCATCAAAATTGTACACGGTAGGAATGTACCCTTTGGAGATGTTGGTAATCGATGAAGCAGCTCAGCTTAAGGAATGTGAAACCGCTATTCCCCTGCAGCTTCCAGGTCTACGTCAGGCCATACTCGTAGGGGATGAGAAACAATTGCCTGCAATGGTTCACAGCAAG ATCTGCGAGAAGGCCAACTTTGGAAGGAGCTTATTTGAAAGGCTGGTAAATGTAGGACACAAGAAGCACCTTCTTAATGTTCAATATAGAATGCATCCTGCAATAAGTTTGTTCCCAAATAGAGAAttctatgaaaataaaattacgGATGGTCGGAATGTAAAAGAAGCAATGTATGAGAAGAGATTTCTTAAAGGAAATATCTTTGGCTCATATTCTTTTATTAACATAAGAAATGGAAATGAGCAGTATGACAACAAACACAGTACTAGAAATATGTCAGAAGTTTATGTCATATCCGAGATCGTTGCCAATCTTCATAAAG AGTCTGTTACTTCAAGGAGAAAGGTTTCCGTCGGCTGTATATCTCCTTACAAAGCTCAAGTTTTTGAGATTCAACAAAAACTTGGGCATAAATATAGCACAGATGTCAACAGCCACTTCTCAGTAAATGTACGCTCCATTGATGGTTTCCAAGGAGGCGAAGAAGATGTGATAATTATATCCACGGTTCGTTGTAATGGGAGTGGACTAGTGGGATTCCTTTCTAGTTGTCAGAGAGCAAATGTAGCACTGACTCGGGCAAG ATTCTGCCTTTGGGTATTAGGGAATGCCAAAACTTTGGTTAACAGTGGTTCCATTTGGAAGCAATTAGTCATTGATTCCAAGGCTCGCGGTCGTTTCTTTGATGTTAATGAAGACAAAAGTTTGGGTCAAGCGATATTGAGTGCTACCATTGAGGTTGGCCAGATTGAAACACTACTCACCATGAACTCCCCTCTGTTCAAAACATCCAAGTGGAAG GTTCTCTTTAGTGAGGATTTCTCAAAATCCATTGCCAGAATTAAAGATGTTGCAATGCGTAAAGAAGTGATCACCCTTTTGGAGAAGCTTTCAAGTGGTTGGCGCAAGCCAGGAAACTTAAACTTATTCGGCAACAGTGGCAGGAGTTCATATGAACTATTGAAGATATACAGTGTCAAGCACCTAAAATTAATTTGGAGTGTAGATATTTTGCTAGAGAACTCGACATACTTTCAAGTGTTAAAATTCTGGGACATCCTACCAGGACATCAGATATCAAGATTGGTAAAGGTCCTTGACATCCGTTTTGATACTTATACCATTGATAAGATGAATCGCTGCAAACACAAGCTTGTGGAGCG AAATCTAACACTTCCAATGACTTGGCCAATTGATGGAAATGATGATTCAAGAAAGAACTCAGCTCAAAGTGACCTAGAGAAGAACTCGGCGCATCAACTGGCATCAAGTTTCAG AAAAATGCAAGTGTCTAAGTCACAAGTTGTCTCAGATGAGGAGTTCGAAGATCCAAACCAGATGAAGATTCGATGTCCCTGTGGAAGCTCATCACAAACTGAACCAGTAATTCAG TGTGAAGATAGAAGATGCCGCGCATGGCAACATGTAGATTGTGTCATTATTCCAGAAACGACCATCGAGGGAGTTGCTCAGCAAAATACTCCTGAAACTTTTTATTGCGAATTGTGCAGATTGAGTCGCGCAGACCC ATTCTGGGAGACGATTGATAACCCTTTGTATCCCGTGAAGTTTGGTTTTACTAGTGCTCCAGCAGAAGG TTTTAATGTATATGGTGTTAATTCCTTCTTCAACAAAGTCAAGTGCATAGCGTTACCATTCTTGTCTTATAATTCTGTCCACGGAATTGATCTGTTACTGTTCTTGGCTGGGTTTAAGTTTTAA